ATGTTCATGCAAACAATCAAGATATACAGACCGAATGtgtttttttataataataaaaaaaagttttcttCTTCTATGTCAAAATCATTCTTCTTATCAAATATTAAGAATTGATGATGACCCATCTGACTTCATTCGAGTATGGACCATTTCGTGAACACTCGTTATCTTCTAGACATTTTTATTGTATGGTAATTAATTGCGTTATCGATATCtaggaaaaaaatatatattctctAATTATCCATTTAATCTTTCCTCTTTTGGTAAAATAATCACACTATCAGATATTAATTATCATGCTTCAAGTGCTATCACTTcatattattattcttattactTATTACCCCACCATTTTAGATCCACTTATGTAACTTCATTAGACATGATTCAACACAGGTGTTCTAGCTCATTCATTATGGTTGTTATGATCTTATCCTCCAGTGTTACTAGTAACTAGTTTGGTTTTTATTTTCTAATCATCTAAAGTCAAGATTAGTGTtgtaaaaaatgattttttttccaCTAACTTTGGACACAAACAATCATATATAGTAATTGTTAATAAAtatagggaaattggcctgtaataatgtCTAGTAGACGTCATTACCATTGTCAGTCCCACCTTTGAATATTCCCCATGTTAGTCCAACATTTCACTACACTGGTCCCCCGTTTAAAAACTGTAACCCAGTTAATAAAATTGCTGAGGTGGCTGATGATTTTGCGATGACGTGTCAAAAAGTAGAATACATGGCACAAGTTCTTTTTATTTTCCCCTTTCTAAATCTCATAGCCCCTTTTATTAACTGaacccccaaaaaaaaccctaAGTTCACAAGAATTTCGCCTCGCAATTCAATTAGGGTAAATCGATGAGTTCTTCTTCGTCTTCTATATACGTTCGAAATAAACCAAAAATCCATAGGATTGGGACGGATGGAAATGTTTATTATATTGATGCAGCTAAGATGAGTTAGATATCAATGCTCGAAGTTGTGTGTTTGAAAGTGTGACATATGAGAAAACTAGAAGGGAAATAAATGGGCCCATATAGGAGGGGGTGAATTAGTATATTTCTTAAATAATGTTTTAAAGGACCGGTGTTGAATACGAATCCTCAACCAccttatttgttttttatttgtatTAATTTACAAAGGGTTCTACTACCATTGGCAAATTTGGAGAAGTGATTATCTGATTCTTTAGGTTGAAATAAGTTTAATAACTATTGATTATCTCATTCTAAGGATACAAAGGAGCATACATGGCCATCAATGGCAGAATAGTGATATAGCTAGTCTACTTTAACTTACAAACACATAGGTGGACCGCGCTACAATATTATCTTACTAGACTCCTGACGATTTGCATAACAATCGGGTGTCATTTGAACAACCACTGAGGAATTTTGCTCCATACTTATAGGATTTAGCCCACATGACATACACAAGGAAGTTCAAACCACTTAGTGCACACATCAACCAGTAAAACCTTTCAAGATGGTAATGATTCAAGTTGCTACCGTAGAGCCATGGCGTGTGACGAAAGTTTCCTGTAACATGGTTCACTATAGAAACAAGCAATGAGCTAAGATAATAACCCATGGCTAACGAGACCCAAGAGAGCGATGTAGCTAATGATCTCATGCTAAATGGTGCCTCGGTGAAAAAGAAATCCATCATGCCAGCTAAGCTAAAAAGATCAGCCGACCCGAGAAACAAGTACTGCAAAGAAACCCAAAGGAAAGTAACTGGCAGTGGCTCAGTGGAGTTCATTAAACCAGCTCGATGCGCCACATGTTTCCGTTTGATTTCCACTAAGGCTGCAACTGCCATAGCCATGACGGATAAAAATAACCCGACCCCTATTCGTTGTAAATGGGTTATACCCATTTCAGTTTTGGTTATCTTTCTTGCAAAGGGGATTATAACATGGTCATACATTGGTGCAAGTACCATGATGAATATAACTGGGAATACGGGAAGTGAAGCTGGTGGGACCCGTAACGAGCCGATTCTAGTGTTCATGGTGGCTGCTTGTTGGACAGAGAAGGTAGACAGCTGAGCAAGACAGCAGTTAAGCATTATGGTTGATATGAATACCGGGAAGATCTTAAAGACGATTTTAACCTCTTCGACTTGTTTAGCATTGACCTTCAATGGTGGAAAAGTTGATTTTTTCGTAACTGCTTTGTTGAGAAAGCTGAGATCTTCAGTTATGTTCTCATCCGGTTTATCATCTTCTTGTTTGTTTCGCAGTGCGTTTAACGCGGGTGATGAGTTTGTGCTAACCGCAGCATTTCTTGCATTGATGGAAAAAGTGTTGAAGATTGCTGCAGCAAGTACCTAGTGCAAAGTGCAAACAACTTATTAAAAATAGAACTGAATGCTAATACGCTATTACGCGTTAAGTTCTAACAGATGATCAAAGGCTACCTTACATATAGTTGTAATAGGACTTCCTGAAGGAACTTTAATCCTATAAAATGCGGACCCAAGAAGAAAGATAGGGATAGAGATCAAAATAGCCAAGGTGGAGATACCAAATCCCCATTGCCATCCAATATTATCCTCAATCCACACTGCAAACGTCACTGCGATGAGTGCACCCGAAGCGAGACAAAATACATAATAATTGAAAAACGACGATCTTTGCTTTCTTCCTTGAGTAGTTTCTTCATCAAACTGTTCAGCGCCGTGAGGGGGGAGTGATCCTTTTATTCCTCCAACACCCAATGCCACTAGATATAGTCCTATGAAGAAAATTACTTCTTTGCCGCCTTTAAGTTGTTCGCATTTATCATTCCTGTTGGCTGATGAACAGCTTTCTGGTTTTAAGGAATGTGTGTGGGCTTGTAGTGTGAGTATTAGAAGACCCTGTTGAAATAGTCAAAATCAGTTCACTCGTCGCTAtgattttgttatgacattttcTATTAATTGCTATATACACAATCCAATCCAAAGTTATCTATTTTTTAGAGTTTGATCGTGGCGGATGTAAAAAATATTCTCGTCTAGTAGATGACAGACTCATACGTGGAGCCAGGTCCGTCTCCGaaactcacaaaaaaaaaaaaaaaaaattagcccTGTGCGAGAAAAAAAAATGGGGGCCTATTCGAAATCTCCATTTAACATAAACTCATCAATCACTAAAATTTATGTGGATGTAATTTAAATAGTTATTTTTAGCTAAGTTTAGgagtaatttattaattaaagggAAAGATACAATTGAAAAAAAATTAAGCATTTTTAGCTAAGTTTAGGATTAGAACCCACGTCTCCTTGTTATTTAAGCAAGACATTAACTACTAGTACATGAACTCGTTAATGTTATTTCTCGATTCAGTGCATATGTATTCTATCTTATACAATGTAAATTCTACacaaaattaaaaagatttgggTCCTCGGAGGGTTTGGGCCTTGTGCCATCGCCCATCCCGCACCGCCTACGAGTTGGCCTTGCGTGGAGCAACTAGAGAAGGGCAAATGGGATAGAAAATGGGTCTAGCTTAAAACGTGTGTAACGTTCTCTTTATAGAGTTACAGGCCCATAAGTAATGGATGGAAACGTCTCAAAGTCATATCATGGGGACCCAAATTCCATTATCTAAATTTAACAAATTTGAAGACCAAAATCTCATTTGAAAGAGCTTTGTCTCAACTGTCAGACCCGAATTCCATTACCTTTAGCCCGGGGGCAGATCACGTGTACCTAGATACCTATTATAGGTGTTTTATCCGAATTCCATAGTATGGAATCCTCATTCTAGTGGTTTTCACTAATTTTAACAATTTTTGTTTA
This is a stretch of genomic DNA from Helianthus annuus cultivar XRQ/B chromosome 16, HanXRQr2.0-SUNRISE, whole genome shotgun sequence. It encodes these proteins:
- the LOC110918990 gene encoding protein NRT1/ PTR FAMILY 4.6 translates to MDEECQISKSSRYVSWRNKPAVEGQHGGTLAASFVLVVEVLENLAYLANASNLVLYLSKFMHYPPSSCSNIVSNFMGTAFLLALLGGFLADAFCTTYCIYLISATIELTGLLILTLQAHTHSLKPESCSSANRNDKCEQLKGGKEVIFFIGLYLVALGVGGIKGSLPPHGAEQFDEETTQGRKQRSSFFNYYVFCLASGALIAVTFAVWIEDNIGWQWGFGISTLAILISIPIFLLGSAFYRIKVPSGSPITTICKVLAAAIFNTFSINARNAAVSTNSSPALNALRNKQEDDKPDENITEDLSFLNKAVTKKSTFPPLKVNAKQVEEVKIVFKIFPVFISTIMLNCCLAQLSTFSVQQAATMNTRIGSLRVPPASLPVFPVIFIMVLAPMYDHVIIPFARKITKTEMGITHLQRIGVGLFLSVMAMAVAALVEIKRKHVAHRAGLMNSTEPLPVTFLWVSLQYLFLGSADLFSLAGMMDFFFTEAPFSMRSLATSLSWVSLAMGYYLSSLLVSIVNHVTGNFRHTPWLYGSNLNHYHLERFYWLMCALSGLNFLVYVMWAKSYKYGAKFLSGCSNDTRLLCKSSGV